A genomic window from Halorussus rarus includes:
- a CDS encoding transcription initiation factor IIB translates to MSEANAAARSCPECDGRLTPDGGETVCEKCGLVVSEDRIDRGPEWRSFEDDDARKKRTGAPLTRSRHDRGLTTEMGHGNDLRLTGRKRRRVARMRKHHERSRIGSKTERNQVYAFTEIRRLVSSLDLSKNVRDRACVLFESAQSEDLLRGRSLEGFTAAVVYATCRTASVSRTLDEVLEVARASRSELKAAYDAMNQELGLSTGPVDPREYLPRFASKLDLPTQIEREAADLVERGREENLISGRNPGGFAAACLYVAARGTDHQLTQATAAEVADVTPVTLRSSYRDLQD, encoded by the coding sequence ATGAGCGAAGCAAACGCGGCGGCCCGGAGCTGCCCCGAATGCGACGGACGACTGACTCCCGACGGCGGCGAGACCGTCTGCGAGAAGTGCGGCCTCGTCGTCTCGGAGGACCGCATCGACCGCGGCCCCGAGTGGCGGTCGTTCGAGGACGACGACGCCCGCAAGAAGCGGACCGGCGCGCCGCTCACCCGGTCGCGCCACGACCGCGGGCTCACGACCGAGATGGGCCACGGAAACGACCTCCGACTCACCGGACGGAAGCGCCGTCGGGTCGCCCGGATGCGCAAGCACCACGAGCGCTCGCGCATCGGGTCGAAGACCGAGCGCAACCAGGTGTACGCGTTCACCGAGATCCGGCGGCTGGTCAGCTCGCTCGACCTCTCGAAGAACGTTCGGGACCGGGCCTGCGTCCTGTTCGAGTCGGCCCAGTCCGAGGACCTGCTCCGGGGCCGGTCGCTGGAGGGGTTCACCGCCGCGGTGGTGTACGCGACCTGCCGGACCGCGTCGGTCTCGCGCACGCTCGACGAGGTGCTCGAGGTGGCCCGCGCGAGTCGGAGCGAGTTGAAGGCCGCCTACGACGCGATGAACCAGGAACTCGGCCTCTCGACCGGACCGGTCGACCCCCGCGAGTACCTGCCGCGGTTCGCCAGCAAGCTCGACCTGCCGACCCAGATCGAACGCGAGGCCGCCGACCTGGTCGAACGCGGCCGCGAGGAGAACCTCATCTCGGGCCGGAACCCCGGCGGGTTCGCGGCGGCGTGCCTGTACGTCGCGGCCCGCGGGACCGACCACCAGCTGACCCAGGCGACGGCCGCGGAGGTGGCCGACGTGACCCCCGTGACGCTCCGGTCGTCGTACAGGGACCTACAGGACTGA
- a CDS encoding MinD/ParA family ATP-binding protein — MILAVAGGKGGVGKSTVALNLGGELDAVVVDADLSMADLTARRGPDLHDVLAGRADPVEAVREDGAVDLLPCGRTLAGARAGDVSDLVGAVEAVADAYGRVVLDCPAGMAADAGMPLLAADACVLVTSAREFALADAVRTRELARELDAGLAAVALNRAGDRPPTGEVRRVLGAPVVAVPDDDRVRRAGRHGSPVAAVAPESRAARRFAGLAEETRRVVGSPASVL, encoded by the coding sequence GTGATCCTGGCGGTCGCGGGCGGGAAGGGCGGCGTCGGCAAGTCCACCGTCGCGCTCAACCTCGGCGGCGAACTCGACGCCGTGGTCGTGGACGCCGACCTCTCGATGGCCGACCTGACCGCCCGCCGCGGCCCGGACCTCCACGACGTGCTGGCCGGCCGGGCCGACCCGGTCGAGGCGGTCCGCGAGGACGGGGCGGTCGACCTGCTCCCCTGCGGTCGGACGCTCGCCGGAGCGCGCGCCGGCGACGTGAGCGACCTCGTCGGAGCGGTCGAAGCGGTCGCGGACGCCTACGGCCGGGTCGTGCTCGACTGCCCCGCCGGGATGGCTGCCGACGCGGGGATGCCGCTGCTCGCGGCCGACGCGTGCGTCCTGGTCACGTCGGCCCGGGAGTTCGCGCTGGCCGACGCCGTCCGGACGCGCGAACTGGCCCGCGAACTCGACGCCGGACTGGCCGCGGTCGCGCTGAACCGGGCGGGCGACCGTCCCCCGACCGGAGAGGTCCGGCGGGTCCTCGGCGCGCCGGTCGTGGCGGTGCCCGACGACGACCGGGTCCGCCGGGCCGGGCGCCACGGCTCGCCGGTGGCCGCGGTCGCGCCGGAGAGCCGCGCGGCTCGGCGGTTCGCGGGCCTCGCAGAAGAGACGCGTCGCGTCGTCGGTTCGCCGGCGTCAGTCCTGTAG